From Microbacterium croceum, a single genomic window includes:
- a CDS encoding alanine racemase, which produces MADETVTWRDRAFPDAGVPLAEVGAQGWHLLNGDFHLPVAALRETAIERNLALMRDYCRRHDVLIAPHAKTTMSPALVERQLSDGAWGVTVANVQQARVFIAAGVRRILIANPVVGRADLTALAAWRRTDPELQVLLLVDSVETVAVLADRARAAHDDLGPQRVMIELGYAGGRGGVRSTGEAVRVAQAVHDVGSLELVGIEGFEGLVSGADVAERRRRAAEFLEWSASVLHDLLDRGLLPAHGSLASFGGSSYFDLVVAEFRERWSGGRIEVMLRSGCYVTHDHGLYARTSPFVGHEPAPLPALEVWAEVLSCPEPGRAVLGAGRRDVSTDADLPLPFAVRRDGRTQPVEGLQVTGVNDQHTMVSVPDHVSLAVGDLVGLGVSHPCTTFDKWRLIPIVTDTYEVTDAVRTYF; this is translated from the coding sequence ATGGCGGACGAGACGGTCACCTGGCGCGATCGTGCTTTTCCCGACGCCGGTGTGCCGCTGGCCGAGGTCGGTGCGCAGGGGTGGCACCTCTTGAACGGCGACTTCCACCTGCCGGTCGCCGCACTGAGGGAGACCGCGATCGAACGCAATCTCGCATTGATGCGGGACTACTGCCGGCGGCACGACGTGCTGATCGCGCCGCACGCGAAGACCACCATGAGTCCGGCGCTCGTCGAACGCCAGCTCTCCGACGGAGCGTGGGGCGTCACGGTCGCCAACGTCCAGCAGGCGAGGGTCTTCATCGCGGCGGGAGTGCGACGCATCCTCATCGCCAATCCCGTCGTCGGCCGCGCTGATCTCACCGCCCTCGCCGCCTGGCGGCGAACGGATCCCGAGCTCCAGGTGCTGCTCCTGGTCGACTCCGTCGAGACGGTGGCCGTCCTCGCCGACCGGGCGAGAGCTGCGCACGACGACCTCGGCCCCCAACGCGTGATGATCGAGCTCGGGTACGCCGGCGGACGGGGAGGGGTGCGCTCCACAGGCGAGGCCGTTCGCGTGGCGCAGGCTGTTCACGACGTCGGCAGCCTCGAGCTCGTCGGCATCGAGGGATTCGAAGGGCTGGTGTCTGGCGCCGACGTCGCCGAGCGTCGACGTCGCGCCGCGGAGTTCCTCGAGTGGTCCGCGAGTGTGCTCCACGATCTCCTCGACCGTGGGCTGCTCCCCGCGCATGGTTCCTTGGCATCCTTCGGCGGCAGCTCGTACTTCGACCTCGTCGTCGCGGAGTTCCGCGAGCGATGGAGCGGAGGTCGCATCGAGGTGATGCTGCGCAGCGGCTGCTACGTCACGCACGACCACGGACTCTACGCGCGCACCTCGCCGTTCGTCGGGCATGAACCGGCGCCGCTGCCGGCGCTCGAGGTATGGGCCGAGGTGTTGTCGTGCCCGGAGCCGGGGCGTGCCGTGCTCGGCGCCGGCCGGCGCGACGTCTCGACCGACGCGGATCTGCCGCTGCCCTTCGCCGTCCGTCGCGACGGTCGCACGCAGCCTGTCGAAGGACTCCAGGTCACCGGTGTCAACGACCAGCACACGATGGTCTCCGTGCCGGACCATGTCTCTCTCGCCGTCGGCGATCTCGTGGGTCTCGGCGTCTCCCATCCCTGCACGACTTTCGACAAGTGGCGGCTCATCCCGATCGTCACTGACACATACGAGGTGACAGATGCCGTCCGTACCTACTTCTGA
- a CDS encoding M55 family metallopeptidase: MKVYISIDMEGIAGVATLDQVVRGGTGYARAQELMTHEANAAIAGAFEGGATSVLVNDSHGTMDNLLHDRLDPRARLVFGSPKAQCMAEGLTADCDVALFVGYHAPAGAPGVLAHTFSAHFGEVRINGARVSEAEVNAIYAASLGVPVGLVTGDDVIGAIASDVFAGATIVTVKTAHGFSATDTVAPSVARELVREGAARAVADAASLRRPVTALPLTLEVDMPSPVAAELGACIPGCLRTADRTITSVLDNAADLLGLITVLYELAQGSENARQVLTNRR; encoded by the coding sequence GTGAAGGTCTACATCTCGATCGACATGGAGGGCATCGCCGGTGTGGCAACCCTCGACCAGGTCGTCCGCGGCGGCACCGGATACGCCAGAGCCCAGGAGCTCATGACCCACGAGGCCAACGCGGCGATCGCCGGGGCCTTCGAGGGCGGAGCGACCAGTGTGCTCGTCAACGACTCTCACGGCACGATGGACAATCTGCTGCACGACCGGCTCGACCCGCGTGCCCGACTCGTCTTCGGCTCACCGAAGGCCCAGTGCATGGCCGAAGGCCTGACCGCCGATTGCGATGTCGCCCTGTTCGTCGGCTACCACGCACCGGCGGGCGCACCGGGCGTTCTGGCCCACACCTTCTCCGCTCATTTCGGGGAGGTGCGGATCAATGGCGCCCGTGTCTCGGAGGCCGAGGTCAATGCGATCTACGCCGCGTCTCTCGGAGTGCCGGTCGGACTCGTCACGGGCGACGACGTGATCGGCGCGATCGCCTCCGATGTGTTCGCGGGTGCGACGATCGTGACGGTCAAGACAGCCCACGGCTTCTCCGCCACCGACACGGTAGCTCCGAGCGTCGCCCGTGAGCTGGTGCGCGAAGGAGCCGCCCGCGCGGTCGCAGACGCGGCCTCGCTCCGCCGCCCCGTCACGGCACTCCCCCTCACCCTCGAGGTCGACATGCCCTCGCCGGTGGCCGCCGAGCTCGGCGCCTGCATCCCCGGGTGCCTGCGCACCGCGGACCGCACCATCACCTCGGTGCTCGACAACGCCGCGGACCTGCTGGGGCTCATCACCGTGCTCTACGAACTCGCACAGGGCAGCGAGAACGCCCGGCAGGTGCTCACGAACCGTCGCTGA
- a CDS encoding M20 family metallopeptidase → MPSVPTSEPGQRSESSRFDLPEFLADLERLVTIESPSADHDAVARSAVVLSDVIQRRLGRRPEIQRIDGVDHVVLQGRESRVLLLGHHDTVWPIGSLAELPFTVQRGIIRGPGCFDMLVGVVQIVHALALLRDRHGDAVLDQVTVLVTGDEEVGSVTSRDLIESRAAGCRAALVLEAAGPGGALKTERKGVSLYELEVLGRAAHSGLEPERGINATVGVAHLVIALAALADPAVGTTVTPTLLSSGTTGNTVPDRATVAVDVRATTVAEQKRVDAEIRSLRPGVEGATIAVHGGVNRPPLEAAASAALFARAAKLAADLGHPPLTGMAVGGASDGNFTAGAGIATLDGLGAVGGGAHARDEHAEVSAIQPRTELLAALVRDLISDGS, encoded by the coding sequence ATGCCGTCCGTACCTACTTCTGAGCCGGGGCAGCGCTCCGAGAGCTCACGCTTCGATCTCCCGGAGTTCCTCGCGGATCTGGAGCGCCTGGTGACGATCGAGTCGCCGTCGGCCGATCACGATGCCGTGGCCCGCTCTGCCGTGGTCCTCTCCGACGTCATCCAGCGCCGGCTGGGCAGGCGTCCCGAGATCCAGCGGATCGACGGGGTCGACCACGTCGTGCTGCAGGGCCGTGAGAGCCGGGTGCTGCTGCTCGGTCACCATGACACGGTGTGGCCGATCGGAAGTCTGGCGGAGTTGCCGTTCACCGTGCAGCGCGGGATCATCCGCGGCCCCGGATGCTTCGACATGCTGGTCGGGGTCGTGCAGATCGTGCACGCGCTCGCGCTGCTCCGCGACAGGCATGGCGACGCCGTGCTCGACCAGGTCACCGTGTTGGTGACCGGTGATGAGGAGGTCGGATCCGTCACCTCCCGCGATCTGATCGAGTCGCGGGCCGCCGGTTGCCGCGCCGCGCTCGTGCTCGAGGCCGCCGGACCCGGCGGTGCGCTCAAGACCGAGCGCAAGGGAGTGTCGTTGTACGAACTCGAGGTGCTCGGGCGAGCGGCGCACAGCGGGCTGGAACCCGAACGAGGGATCAACGCCACGGTCGGTGTGGCGCACCTCGTCATCGCTCTGGCGGCTCTGGCCGACCCGGCCGTCGGCACCACGGTCACACCGACGCTGCTGTCATCCGGCACGACGGGCAACACGGTGCCCGACCGGGCCACGGTCGCGGTCGACGTCAGGGCGACCACCGTCGCCGAGCAGAAGCGGGTGGACGCGGAGATCCGGTCATTGCGCCCCGGCGTCGAGGGGGCGACGATCGCCGTGCACGGCGGAGTCAACCGGCCGCCACTCGAGGCGGCAGCATCCGCCGCTCTCTTCGCCCGCGCGGCGAAGCTCGCTGCCGATCTCGGTCATCCGCCGCTCACGGGGATGGCCGTGGGAGGGGCATCGGACGGCAACTTCACGGCCGGTGCGGGTATCGCCACCCTCGACGGGCTCGGAGCAGTCGGCGGCGGCGCGCACGCCCGTGACGAACACGCCGAGGTCAGCGCGATTCAGCCGCGCACCGAGCTGCTGGCAGCTCTGGTGCGCGACCTGATCAGCGACGGTTCGTGA